The Sulfurimonas sp. HSL3-2 genome segment ACCTGCGCAGGCCATAGGGCGTCGCCCGAGATAGGCATCTTCATAGCCATGATATTGTTCTCACGTACGATAGTCATCCCTACGGCGACACGATTTGCCTGTTTCTCGAGAGTAGGGACTTCGACTTGACTTGCCAGTCCCTCTTTTAACGTACTACATCCCGTCATACTCATTAAGAGCGCTACAGTTACCCCCGCTTGAATCGTTACAGATCTTAATTTAACCATTTACTCTTCCCTTTTTTGGTCATTTTATTCAAACTCGTCAGTAGATGTTCCCATCTCTCCGCTTCTGTTTTTGATCAGTCCCTGATTTTTTGCATCTTGTGATTTTGTTTTTTCCAGAAGTTCGTAAAAGTTGTCAAATCTTGCTTTTGCAGAGATGACAAGTTCGTCTTTTGAACCGCCTCTGCTGAGAGCCATGTTGTAGTACTCATCCGCTTTTTCCAGTCCGCTCAGATTTTCGGTCATGCTTGCCTGCGCTTCATAAAGGATCGCCAGATCATAGTAAAAGTTCATATCGCGAGTTCCTTTGTACTTTTCCATAGCTCTTATAGCACCGTTATAGTTTCTGCGTTTAGCGTAGTCTATAGCATATGCGATATCATCTGGAAGCGGCTTGAACTCTCTTAGCTGAAATGTTTTCAGCGGCGAAATGTCCGATACGAAATCCTCTACGACATCTTTTGCCGCTTGAGATGCAAGTTCGGACTCCGAAGGCAGCTTGAGAGGGTCTTTTGATTGGCGGTTTTTTACAGCCGTATATGATTTGGACAAGAACTCCTCAGCAGCGCGTGAAAGTGTAAAACTCACTTCAAGCTCCACTGAACGTTTGTTCGCAGTAGACTTATACTGGTAGTTGTTTATACTCATGATCAAAACGACATCATTCTCTCCAGCGATGGGGTTTAGTGCGATGAAGTTCGTCTGCGTGAGTTTGGCTTTGATATTGTCTATAAGATAGTTTTTCATCTTCGGTATAGTTCTTTTGATGTTGAGGACATCAGGATTTATAGCGATAGCCAGATAAGCACCTTCAGGGATCTCATCATCTTTTGTGACCATCTTTTTGATCTTTGCTTCTTCACGCGGCGGCGAGTATGACGGTATGGTGATTTTCGCTCCCGTGGCACATCCTGTGATAAGAAACGCACTCAGACTAAATGCCAAGACTAGGTATTTTCGGTACAAAATGATCTCCTTTATAAGTAATGCTAATAATTATTAACAAGTATAGTTTGTTCAGATTTAAATACGACTGAAAAAGATATAAATGCACTGCAATCTTAAAAGATAGTTTTGATACACTACAAAAAATGTTTTAGAAGATCTCATGCCAAGAATAGAAAACGAAAAATTTTACAAAGCATCGCTAGAAAAGCATGGTCTTACATGTAAGGCACTGCATTGGAACAGTGAGCACAATCAAGAGATAAGGTTTAAAGTCCTGCTCTCTTTGCTCAAAGATGATATCTCTGCGTGCAGTATCGTAGATGTTGGATGTGGGTTCGGCGATCTCTACAGGTTCATGAAGAAAAAACCGCTAAGTTATACAGGTATCGACGTGATGGATGAGATGGTTTTAGAAGCGCGTGCGAGAACCGGATGTGAGATCTTAAAACTCGATGCGTGTACGGATGAACTGCCTCTAGCGGATTATTACTTTTGCAGCGGGGCGATGAACATACTTCAAAAGTTCGAGACATACCAGTTTATACGCAACTGTTATACTGCATCAAAAAAAGGGTTTATCTTTAACATCTTAGAAGGGGATGACGAATCTCTTGTTTATAACTACTTTAGAGAGAAAGAGATAAGAATAATCGCAGATGAGCTCGGTGCAAAGGTCGAGATACAAAAAGGATATCTGCAAAAAGACATATCGATAGGGATGTATAAATAATGTGTGCCATCTTTGGAGTCATCGGAAGCTATGAAGAGCAAAAAGCAAGATACGCGCTTTCTCTTATGCAGCACCGCGGACCGGATTTCTGCGGAGTCGTGCAGGAAAAAGATCTTTTCTTTGCACACAATCTTCTTAGTATCATGGACACTTCGCCAAACGCGCGTCAGCCCCTGCGCCACAAAGAGATCATCCTTAGTTTTAACGGGGAGATATATAACTTTCAGGAGCTCAAACGTGAACTTGAGTTTGACTATAAAAGCAGCGGGGACAGCGAAGTCCTTGTCGCGGCGTATCTGAAGTGGGGCGTGGATTTTGTCCAGCATCTTCGCGGGATGTTCGCCATCGCACTTAAAGACGGCGACACGCTTTATCTTTTTCGCGACAGACTCGGTAAAAAACCGCTTTATTATCATCAGGGTGAGAGTTTTGTCTTTGCTTCGGAGATCAAAGCGATACTTCCGTTTTTAAAGCACAATCATCTCAACAGTGACGCACTGCTCAGTTATCTCTCCTTTTTGGCACCAACTCCGCCGCATACTTTTTTTAAAGGTGTAAATAAACTCGCAGCGGGAGAGTACCTTATATATAAGCATAATAAAGTCGAGGTAAAACGCTACTATGATATCTTACATGTAGAACCGAACCTTATAGACAATGAAGATGAAGCGCTAAAGCTGATAGAGGAGAATCTTTTTGATTCCATCTCGATGCGCCTGAACTCCTCTGCACCGATGGCTTCGCTTCTCTCAGGCGGGATCGACAGTGCGTTCATCGCAGCCGTCTCAAAAAAGATGGGACATGACCTGCACACTTTCACACTCGGATATAACGAGTACCAGAACTACGACGAGCGTAAGAACGCTTTTGACACGGCAGAGTTATTGGGTGTGAAAAATTCTATCGTCGAGATAGATCAAGGCAAGTTTATCGAAGCAAGCGACAGAGTGTTCGATACGCTTGACGAACCGCTGAACGACCCTGCGGCTATTCCCTTGTATCTGCTTTTTGAAGGGATACAAAAAGAGGGGTACCGTGTGGTCATGAGCGGGGAGGGAAGCGATGAGCTTTTCCTGGGTTACAGACAGTACTTTGAGTATCTCGACATTGAGAAAGCTTCGACTTTAATGCACAAAAACTGGCTGAAAAAATATTTTCGTTCAAATTTTTCGATGAACAGGGAGTGGGAGTGGTACAAACGTATCTGGGACGAGACACTTCTGTTCCGCACTTCGGGAGAGAAGTTTACCGATCTGCAAAAAAACGAGCTTCTCCGCCAAAATATAAGAGACAATGAGTCGCTGAAATATCTCAAGCCCTATAGAGACAGGTTTGAGAACAGCGCTCATAGTGATGAGAGTATATGGTACAGCTATGTCGATCTAAATATCTTTCAGGCGGAGCACTTTTTAAGAAAGCTAGACCATGTCAGCATGGCTCACTCCATAGAGTCGCGCACACCGTTTTTAGACCATAATCTTGTAGAGAGCGTCTTTAAGACCTCCCCGCATCTGAGATATCAGGAGGGCAGGACAAAGTCGCTTTTAAAGAAGATAGCCTTGCCGTATCTGAACGAAGAGATCTTAAAACGTAAGAAGAAAGGTTTTTCAAACCCCTATATGGAGTGGCTGATAGCTTCTGGCAGAATATCTTTGATATTGGAAGTAAATGAGCAGACAGGGATGTTTAAAAACGAGATCTTGGAAAAATATATAGAGATGGCCAAGAGAGGGAGATTTAAACAGCATGTCTGGGGACTCTACGTTCTCTCTTGGTGGATTAAAAAGTATATGATTTGATTATTATAATGATTTTTCCTGCATAAGAGCCAGTTCAAGAGGACCGCTTACATAGTTTGCAAAAAAGTTTAGGACCTTCATATCTTCGTCGGTAAAATCACCGTCTATCTTGTTTAGAAGCTGGATGATCCCTATCACTTCATGATTTGAGTCGAATATAAGAGTCGTAATGACATTTCTTGTCACAAAACCCGATTTTTTATCGATGTTTGGCATAAAGAACTCGTTGTCGTATGGATCGTTTACAAGCTGCGCAGTTCTGGTCTTAAAAGTATGCCCGACGATTCCGGAATCTATAGATATCGCTATACGGCCGATACCGTCACTGTGTTTTGTCCAAAGCATATCCGCTTCATAGTCGACTAAAAATATAGAACATCTTTCACAGTTAAGCAGTCTTTTTGCTTCAATGGAGATAAGCTCTAAAGCGTTATCCATATGAGGTGTCTCTATAAGCTGCTTACCAAACTTTGCTATCTCTGAAAACCTTTGCATTACGCATCCCCTTGTAGTTGTTTTTCAAAATTTTCCAATTGGTTTTGTGTTATTCCTGCGATCGATTCTATCGGCATGGAGATAATTATACCCTTTTCTGTAAGGTTTAGTCTCTCATCAAGAGCTTTCATCACTTTTTTACTTAAGTTTTTCTCTAAAATAAACATCAGCACCGATTCGCTTCTCTCATAAACGAGTCCGAAAAAAGTCGTCTGTTCATTGAGCCCGATCCCGCTGCCTTTCATAATGGTGACTCCGCCCGCACCGTTTTCTTTAGCTACGTCTATAGCCTCTGTCTCTAACTCTTCATCTATAACGACTAAAAGCATTGAAAATTCCATAACTACTCCTTTTGTTGTGTTCTTTCATTTATGATCGCATAAAGCATGACTGTTATCATCGGAAACAGAGATGCAAATGCGATGAGCCCGAATCCGTCGATAAGCGGCGAACGGTTTTCAATGTTGGTAGCAAGTCCCAGTCCAAGTGCCGCGACTAACGGTACGGTTACCGTTGAGGTCGTGACACCGCCCGAGTCGTAAGCTATCGGAACAATATAGCGGGGTGAAAAATATGTCAGTACGATCACTACGATATATCCCGCCATTATGTAGTAGTGTATGGGATCGCCGTAGATGATCCTGTATGTCCCCAAAGATATCCCTGTCGCCACACCGATGGCTACGGCTATGCGGAGGACACGTTCTTTTATCTGCCCGCTCGATAT includes the following:
- a CDS encoding transcriptional regulator, whose protein sequence is MEFSMLLVVIDEELETEAIDVAKENGAGGVTIMKGSGIGLNEQTTFFGLVYERSESVLMFILEKNLSKKVMKALDERLNLTEKGIIISMPIESIAGITQNQLENFEKQLQGDA
- a CDS encoding class I SAM-dependent methyltransferase, translated to MPRIENEKFYKASLEKHGLTCKALHWNSEHNQEIRFKVLLSLLKDDISACSIVDVGCGFGDLYRFMKKKPLSYTGIDVMDEMVLEARARTGCEILKLDACTDELPLADYYFCSGAMNILQKFETYQFIRNCYTASKKGFIFNILEGDDESLVYNYFREKEIRIIADELGAKVEIQKGYLQKDISIGMYK
- a CDS encoding GAF domain-containing protein, with amino-acid sequence MQRFSEIAKFGKQLIETPHMDNALELISIEAKRLLNCERCSIFLVDYEADMLWTKHSDGIGRIAISIDSGIVGHTFKTRTAQLVNDPYDNEFFMPNIDKKSGFVTRNVITTLIFDSNHEVIGIIQLLNKIDGDFTDEDMKVLNFFANYVSGPLELALMQEKSL
- the asnB gene encoding asparagine synthase (glutamine-hydrolyzing), with translation MCAIFGVIGSYEEQKARYALSLMQHRGPDFCGVVQEKDLFFAHNLLSIMDTSPNARQPLRHKEIILSFNGEIYNFQELKRELEFDYKSSGDSEVLVAAYLKWGVDFVQHLRGMFAIALKDGDTLYLFRDRLGKKPLYYHQGESFVFASEIKAILPFLKHNHLNSDALLSYLSFLAPTPPHTFFKGVNKLAAGEYLIYKHNKVEVKRYYDILHVEPNLIDNEDEALKLIEENLFDSISMRLNSSAPMASLLSGGIDSAFIAAVSKKMGHDLHTFTLGYNEYQNYDERKNAFDTAELLGVKNSIVEIDQGKFIEASDRVFDTLDEPLNDPAAIPLYLLFEGIQKEGYRVVMSGEGSDELFLGYRQYFEYLDIEKASTLMHKNWLKKYFRSNFSMNREWEWYKRIWDETLLFRTSGEKFTDLQKNELLRQNIRDNESLKYLKPYRDRFENSAHSDESIWYSYVDLNIFQAEHFLRKLDHVSMAHSIESRTPFLDHNLVESVFKTSPHLRYQEGRTKSLLKKIALPYLNEEILKRKKKGFSNPYMEWLIASGRISLILEVNEQTGMFKNEILEKYIEMAKRGRFKQHVWGLYVLSWWIKKYMI